A single window of Sphingobacterium sp. ML3W DNA harbors:
- a CDS encoding bifunctional folylpolyglutamate synthase/dihydrofolate synthase: MHNFNEVIEYLYARLPMFTRDGASAYKKDLDNTLALLQALGNPQHKFKSIHIAGTNGKGSSSHMLASVFSEAGYKTALYTSPHLLDFRERIRVDGQMVDQQFVVDFVNTHFALIEQIQPSFFEVTVAMAFDFFAKQQVDIAIIEVGLGGRLDSTNVIQPLVSLITNIGFDHMNMLGNTLGEIAFEKAGIIKKDTPVIVSEYNVETAPTFIEKAKKENAQLEFASQKLQSVIQAVNQDHLLITVSDLQGNTEQYALDLKGTYQAKNILGVLSVLDKIRTLGYAIPLEAIKSGLSKVQSFTGLQGRWQTLGQDPFIICDTGHNEDGIREVLKNLAQTSFKQLHFVIGAMKDKDLGHMLPLLPKDARYYFSNPDMPRAMPSDELAAAAHQLGLKGAAYGPVTKAFDAAKEAYQDGDLIFVGGSNFVVSEVLAYMK; this comes from the coding sequence ATGCATAATTTTAATGAGGTAATCGAGTATCTGTATGCTCGATTACCTATGTTTACCCGTGACGGGGCATCCGCATATAAGAAGGATTTAGATAATACGCTGGCGTTACTTCAAGCGCTGGGCAATCCGCAACATAAATTCAAATCCATTCATATTGCAGGAACAAACGGAAAAGGGTCTTCATCCCATATGTTGGCATCTGTATTTTCCGAAGCGGGGTATAAAACTGCCCTGTACACTTCACCGCATTTATTGGATTTTCGAGAACGTATCCGTGTTGATGGACAAATGGTCGATCAGCAGTTTGTTGTCGATTTTGTCAACACCCATTTTGCATTGATCGAACAGATTCAACCTTCTTTCTTTGAAGTGACCGTCGCAATGGCTTTTGATTTCTTTGCAAAACAACAAGTAGATATAGCGATCATTGAAGTTGGTCTGGGAGGACGCCTAGATTCTACCAATGTGATACAGCCGCTCGTTTCCTTAATTACAAATATTGGTTTTGACCATATGAATATGTTGGGAAATACATTGGGAGAAATTGCTTTCGAGAAAGCGGGAATCATTAAAAAAGATACGCCAGTTATTGTTTCGGAGTATAACGTCGAGACGGCTCCTACATTCATTGAAAAGGCAAAAAAGGAAAATGCTCAGCTTGAGTTTGCTTCTCAAAAATTGCAATCTGTCATTCAAGCCGTCAATCAAGATCATCTATTGATTACTGTATCCGACTTGCAGGGAAATACAGAACAATATGCATTGGATCTAAAAGGTACTTATCAAGCAAAAAATATATTGGGCGTGCTAAGCGTACTCGATAAAATACGTACGTTAGGGTATGCGATACCACTCGAAGCGATTAAGAGCGGTTTGAGCAAAGTACAATCCTTTACAGGACTACAAGGTCGTTGGCAAACACTTGGTCAAGATCCGTTTATTATTTGCGATACCGGTCATAATGAAGATGGAATAAGAGAGGTGTTGAAAAACCTAGCACAAACTTCATTCAAACAATTACATTTTGTAATCGGAGCCATGAAGGATAAAGATCTGGGACATATGCTACCTTTATTACCGAAAGACGCACGATATTATTTTAGTAATCCGGATATGCCAAGAGCAATGCCTTCCGATGAGTTGGCAGCAGCAGCTCATCAATTGGGATTGAAAGGGGCGGCCTATGGTCCGGTGACAAAAGCTTTTGATGCCGCCAAAGAAGCCTATCAAGATGGGGATCTCATCTTTGTCGGAGGAAGTAATTTCGTAGTATCCGAAGTTCTCGCTTACATGAAGTAG
- a CDS encoding ExbD/TolR family protein, with translation MNLRSRKNKPAAEVHTSALNDIMFFLMLFFLLASAVSNPQVVKLLLPKSSAGEQSVSKKTLTVSITSDLAYHVEKAVVPYEALEAAIQSQMKTGEELTIMMYVDNTVPIQNVISVMDIANRLKIKVVLATEPKKD, from the coding sequence ATGAATCTAAGAAGTAGAAAAAATAAACCAGCAGCAGAAGTACATACTTCAGCATTGAACGACATCATGTTCTTCTTGATGTTATTCTTTTTGTTGGCATCTGCTGTTTCCAATCCACAGGTCGTGAAGCTACTGCTTCCAAAATCTAGTGCAGGAGAACAGTCGGTATCGAAAAAAACATTGACGGTTTCCATTACATCGGATTTAGCTTATCATGTCGAAAAGGCTGTTGTGCCGTATGAAGCATTAGAAGCAGCGATCCAATCGCAAATGAAAACAGGAGAGGAATTGACCATCATGATGTATGTGGACAATACTGTCCCTATCCAAAATGTTATTTCGGTGATGGATATTGCCAACCGCTTGAAAATAAAAGTTGTATTGGCGACTGAACCAAAGAAAGATTAA
- a CDS encoding SPOR domain-containing protein, which produces MNLGKNINNLLKRYAEVYVKGLGVFKRKHSAAQFDKQRDLFLPPISYVEFDAAGENGFNFIHYIQQQQNLNQDAATQVLQDAVADLKDQLIQNGQAKLEDLGHIVSYGSSLVFKPLDLSGFNFEPIRHVAVAEIETVIPDRELEEIIAAVPVEKEQTVTEVIAEEKPLADTVAEEEIVPIVVEVPTVANEVTGIEAETPVIAEEAPVGQESFDSYEHGNTKSNAVWYYISAAIIIVVSVIVAFMLNPTLKDQLFGKQKVVAPIVAAPVDTLPKVDSTQLMKQDSVLTVDSLQVDSTAQAVVVKQEPEAQLLVKESVPVAHPNYQLVIATPKSMELAAEEVARLRKKGYTTVRAIDSKFKKNKKRVIWNTYMSKEEADRDQATVVKTFPGAWVEKISK; this is translated from the coding sequence ATGAATTTAGGGAAAAACATCAATAATCTATTAAAGCGTTACGCAGAAGTTTACGTTAAGGGCTTGGGGGTGTTCAAAAGAAAACATTCAGCTGCACAGTTCGATAAGCAGCGAGACTTGTTTTTACCGCCAATTTCTTATGTAGAATTTGATGCAGCAGGTGAGAATGGATTTAACTTTATTCATTATATACAACAGCAACAAAATTTAAATCAAGATGCCGCAACGCAAGTTTTGCAAGATGCGGTAGCCGATTTAAAGGATCAGCTGATTCAAAACGGACAAGCTAAACTAGAAGATTTAGGTCATATCGTAAGTTACGGCTCTAGCTTAGTTTTCAAACCGTTGGATCTATCAGGATTCAATTTTGAACCCATAAGACACGTTGCTGTCGCGGAGATTGAAACTGTTATTCCTGATCGTGAATTGGAGGAAATTATTGCGGCTGTTCCTGTTGAAAAAGAGCAAACTGTTACGGAAGTAATAGCAGAAGAAAAACCACTAGCAGATACGGTAGCAGAAGAGGAAATCGTGCCGATAGTGGTAGAAGTACCAACAGTAGCAAATGAGGTGACTGGTATTGAGGCTGAAACTCCAGTAATTGCGGAAGAGGCCCCCGTAGGACAAGAGTCTTTTGATAGCTATGAGCACGGAAATACCAAATCAAATGCAGTCTGGTATTATATTTCTGCTGCTATTATCATTGTGGTTTCGGTTATAGTCGCTTTCATGCTCAATCCAACATTGAAGGACCAATTGTTTGGAAAGCAAAAAGTTGTTGCACCTATTGTTGCAGCACCGGTTGATACCCTACCGAAAGTAGACAGTACACAATTAATGAAGCAAGATTCTGTTTTAACAGTGGATAGCTTACAAGTGGATAGTACTGCGCAAGCAGTGGTTGTGAAACAAGAACCAGAAGCCCAGTTGTTAGTGAAGGAGTCAGTGCCTGTAGCACATCCCAATTATCAATTGGTCATCGCGACTCCGAAGTCAATGGAATTGGCGGCAGAAGAAGTGGCCAGGTTGCGTAAAAAAGGCTATACGACAGTACGTGCGATAGATAGCAAATTTAAAAAGAATAAAAAACGGGTGATTTGGAATACCTATATGTCGAAAGAAGAAGCAGATCGTGATCAGGCAACTGTCGTGAAAACCTTCCCTGGAGCATGGGTTGAGAAAATATCAAAATAG
- a CDS encoding TonB-dependent receptor, translating to MKKLHNTTVKKYTLATLLLGAGMHSFAQETPKKVDPATPVTIDSFDVVRDYKPILADAVKIRRSPDMTNKREYQPKLTYTNITDKKLDINTGLRELNVKELPFSQLADQTSNYVKFGVGNYNTILGEAYLAVDRYENTRFGLFAKHLNQKGSLEGQKFATQDIGIFGRRVYDPVTVNGTLGYNRYSTNFYGQVFDGNANLLNPSPEAQAFNDIYFNGELTSNTDVNQEGAVSYSAKADAYLFKDKYNAKENSFALSGHVNKKVNTFNVGANLSASFNSVDDVNPTKNHVASVNPYIRFKGDHYNVTLGANLVSEFGDTSRFNVFPTVEADFAVVPQYVYLFAGANGGVKQGSLRTFAKENPYLNSNIDVRNTLEKLHVYAGLKGNAGANFGYKVKAFYKQLEGLALFVNSDEVASNGGFVPYKFDVMYDGYSSKATHFGLEGEINIRLSQLVNLGGKLNIDDYKVKDTEEAWSLPKFRFLANARFNISDKFFVDAELSTQGETSALAYTYNSQTDRSPTRSKVTIPSFADFNAGAEYRIKKQLGIFVKANNIFGTEYERYLYYPRLGFNVIGGINFSF from the coding sequence ATGAAGAAGTTGCACAATACAACAGTGAAGAAATATACATTAGCAACCTTGTTATTGGGAGCTGGAATGCACTCCTTTGCACAAGAAACACCAAAGAAAGTTGATCCTGCTACACCAGTGACCATCGATTCTTTTGATGTCGTACGTGATTATAAACCTATTCTTGCAGATGCGGTAAAAATCCGTCGTAGTCCTGATATGACCAATAAAAGAGAATATCAGCCTAAATTGACCTATACGAATATAACAGATAAGAAACTCGATATCAATACGGGATTAAGAGAGTTAAATGTAAAAGAGTTACCGTTTTCTCAATTAGCCGATCAGACGAGTAATTATGTTAAATTTGGTGTAGGGAATTACAATACCATTCTCGGCGAAGCCTATTTAGCAGTAGATCGGTATGAGAATACACGTTTCGGTTTATTTGCAAAACACCTGAACCAAAAAGGGAGCTTAGAAGGTCAAAAATTTGCAACACAAGATATCGGTATTTTTGGCCGTCGTGTTTATGACCCTGTTACCGTGAACGGTACCTTAGGGTACAACCGTTATTCGACCAATTTCTATGGTCAAGTGTTTGATGGTAACGCAAATTTATTAAACCCATCTCCAGAAGCGCAAGCTTTTAATGATATCTATTTTAATGGTGAATTGACCAGTAATACAGATGTTAACCAAGAAGGAGCTGTCAGCTATTCGGCGAAGGCAGATGCCTACTTATTTAAAGATAAGTACAATGCAAAAGAGAATTCATTTGCGTTGTCGGGGCATGTCAACAAGAAGGTTAATACCTTCAATGTGGGTGCTAATCTAAGTGCTAGCTTCAATTCTGTTGATGATGTAAACCCGACTAAAAATCATGTTGCATCCGTCAACCCATACATCAGATTCAAAGGTGATCATTATAACGTGACTTTAGGAGCCAATTTGGTTTCGGAGTTTGGTGATACAAGCCGTTTTAATGTGTTCCCAACTGTAGAAGCAGATTTTGCTGTAGTGCCACAGTATGTATACTTATTTGCAGGAGCAAATGGTGGCGTTAAACAAGGGTCTTTACGCACTTTTGCTAAGGAAAACCCGTATTTAAATAGCAATATCGATGTGCGTAATACCTTAGAGAAATTGCATGTATATGCAGGTCTAAAAGGAAATGCAGGAGCTAACTTTGGGTATAAGGTAAAAGCCTTTTATAAACAGTTAGAAGGACTTGCACTATTTGTCAATAGTGATGAGGTCGCTTCAAATGGTGGATTTGTACCCTACAAATTCGACGTGATGTATGATGGCTATTCAAGTAAGGCTACTCATTTTGGCCTAGAAGGTGAAATCAATATCCGCCTGTCGCAATTGGTTAACTTAGGAGGTAAACTGAATATCGATGATTATAAAGTAAAAGATACGGAAGAAGCATGGTCATTACCAAAATTTCGCTTCTTAGCTAATGCTAGATTTAATATTTCGGATAAATTCTTTGTAGATGCCGAGTTATCGACACAAGGAGAAACTTCTGCATTGGCATATACTTATAATAGCCAGACAGATCGTTCACCTACTCGTTCTAAAGTAACGATTCCTTCTTTTGCAGATTTCAATGCTGGGGCTGAATACCGCATTAAAAAACAATTGGGGATTTTTGTAAAGGCAAATAATATCTTTGGAACAGAATACGAACGTTACTTATACTATCCTCGTTTAGGATTTAATGTAATTGGCGGTATAAACTTTTCTTTTTAA
- a CDS encoding TatD family hydrolase, with amino-acid sequence MLLTDTHTHIYYHNEQDTLAAQMERCFEHNIHRLFLPNVNSESIAAVMNTVAAYPQNCFPMLGLHPCDVKENYEAELAKIYAALQQHEVYAIGEIGLDLYWDKSTLAIQIDAFRQQVQWAKARNLPIDIHCREAFDELFVLLEELKDDKLFGVLHCFTGNLAQAQQAIDLGFALGIGGVVTYKKSGLDEVVKQIDLKHIVLETDAPYLTPVPFRGKPNESSYLHYIAQKIADIHEVSMEKIAAITTENSKRIFGI; translated from the coding sequence ATGTTACTTACAGATACCCACACGCATATATATTACCATAACGAACAGGATACACTAGCTGCACAAATGGAGCGCTGTTTTGAGCACAATATTCATCGCCTATTTCTTCCAAATGTCAACAGTGAGTCTATTGCTGCCGTGATGAATACCGTTGCAGCTTATCCTCAAAATTGCTTTCCTATGTTAGGTTTGCACCCCTGCGATGTGAAGGAAAATTATGAAGCTGAATTAGCTAAAATTTATGCAGCCTTACAACAACATGAAGTGTATGCAATCGGAGAAATCGGTTTGGATCTTTATTGGGACAAATCGACTTTAGCGATTCAAATAGATGCGTTTCGCCAACAGGTGCAATGGGCTAAAGCACGCAACCTACCTATAGATATTCATTGTAGAGAGGCCTTTGATGAGCTATTTGTGTTATTGGAAGAACTGAAAGATGATAAATTATTTGGGGTCTTGCATTGTTTCACGGGTAATCTTGCTCAAGCGCAGCAAGCCATCGACCTCGGTTTTGCATTGGGAATCGGTGGTGTGGTCACGTACAAGAAATCTGGCCTTGACGAAGTCGTCAAACAGATTGACTTAAAACATATCGTATTGGAGACTGACGCTCCCTATTTAACTCCTGTACCGTTTAGGGGTAAACCGAATGAAAGTAGCTATTTACACTATATCGCACAGAAAATAGCGGATATCCACGAGGTATCAATGGAAAAAATAGCAGCAATAACAACTGAAAATTCAAAAAGAATATTTGGAATCTAA
- a CDS encoding MotA/TolQ/ExbB proton channel family protein has protein sequence MSLIQSDSNLLDTINQAAQQAVPVVKEENLSLIQMMMKGGWIMVPIILLFFIGLIIFFERFLTIRKAAKYDVSLMSQVKASVLSGKLDAALAVCRSSHSALGRMLQKGLLRVGRPIKDIEGAIENVGKLEVAKLEKNINILGIIAGIAPMLGFVGTIFGVITIFHEVEMAGGIDIGSVSGGLYVKMVTSASGLTVGIVAYIGYHILNMMVERLILRMETDAVEFIDLLDEPAYNRPVV, from the coding sequence ATGTCATTGATTCAAAGCGACAGCAATCTTTTGGACACCATTAATCAAGCAGCACAACAAGCGGTTCCTGTAGTAAAAGAAGAGAATTTGAGTTTAATCCAAATGATGATGAAAGGAGGATGGATCATGGTACCCATCATACTTTTGTTTTTTATTGGTTTAATCATCTTTTTTGAGCGTTTTCTGACTATTCGTAAAGCTGCGAAATATGATGTTTCCTTAATGTCTCAAGTAAAAGCAAGTGTGCTTTCAGGAAAATTGGATGCCGCTTTGGCCGTTTGCCGTTCAAGCCATTCTGCTCTAGGACGCATGTTGCAAAAAGGATTGCTACGTGTGGGACGTCCAATCAAAGATATTGAAGGGGCTATTGAAAATGTAGGAAAACTCGAAGTTGCGAAATTGGAAAAGAATATCAATATTCTAGGGATTATCGCAGGTATTGCACCTATGCTTGGTTTCGTAGGAACTATTTTTGGGGTAATTACGATTTTCCATGAAGTAGAGATGGCAGGTGGTATCGATATCGGTTCCGTATCTGGTGGTCTTTACGTGAAGATGGTGACTTCAGCATCAGGTCTTACAGTTGGTATTGTAGCGTATATTGGTTACCATATCTTAAACATGATGGTGGAGCGTTTAATTTTACGCATGGAGACTGATGCAGTTGAATTTATTGATTTATTAGATGAGCCGGCGTATAATCGTCCGGTCGTATAG
- a CDS encoding asparaginase yields MHNIFIIYTGGTIGMVKDENGTFVPFDFELIMKNLPDLNRLNYKLTVHSFSPIIDSSNMKPEIWVEMAQIIKDNYDEYDGFVILHGSDTMSFSASVLSFMLEGLQKPVILSGSQLPIGEIRTDARENMMTALEIASTKHFGRSMIQEVCILFDNKLFRGNRSFKYHSAKFEAFRSPNYPVLVEAGIHLQYNQDALLNNSGKEFILHTKLDDRVAVLKLFPGINANTIKSVLNADVRSIVMETFGSGNTTTDQWFLDLLKEAIDSGKNILNISQCKVGSVELGRYETSTGLKAIGVLNGYDMTFEAAVTKLMYLQGECEDQKDVAYWIEKNIRGELTVND; encoded by the coding sequence ATGCATAATATATTCATCATATACACAGGTGGCACGATCGGAATGGTCAAAGATGAAAATGGGACATTTGTTCCTTTTGACTTTGAGTTGATCATGAAGAACCTTCCTGATCTCAATCGATTAAATTACAAATTGACAGTCCACTCGTTTAGCCCCATTATTGATTCTTCCAATATGAAGCCCGAAATATGGGTGGAAATGGCACAGATTATCAAGGATAACTATGATGAATATGACGGATTTGTTATCTTACATGGCTCGGATACGATGTCATTTTCAGCTTCTGTACTGAGTTTCATGCTAGAAGGCTTACAAAAGCCTGTGATATTATCGGGCTCGCAGTTGCCAATTGGAGAAATCCGTACCGATGCTCGTGAGAATATGATGACAGCATTGGAAATAGCATCGACCAAACACTTTGGCCGATCGATGATTCAAGAAGTTTGTATTTTATTTGATAATAAATTATTTAGGGGCAATCGTTCTTTCAAATATCATTCAGCAAAATTCGAAGCTTTCCGATCACCTAATTACCCTGTCTTGGTAGAGGCGGGTATTCACCTACAGTATAATCAAGATGCTTTGCTCAACAATAGTGGCAAAGAGTTTATCTTACATACCAAACTGGATGACCGTGTTGCTGTCTTGAAACTATTCCCTGGCATTAACGCCAATACCATCAAGTCCGTATTGAATGCTGATGTTCGTTCGATTGTTATGGAAACTTTTGGATCAGGAAATACCACAACGGATCAATGGTTTTTAGACCTACTGAAAGAAGCTATCGACAGTGGCAAAAACATCTTGAATATTTCGCAATGTAAGGTTGGGTCAGTGGAATTGGGTCGGTACGAGACCAGTACGGGACTTAAAGCGATTGGAGTACTCAATGGTTACGATATGACATTTGAGGCCGCTGTCACTAAGCTCATGTACTTACAGGGGGAGTGTGAAGACCAAAAAGATGTTGCCTATTGGATAGAAAAGAATATTAGGGGTGAATTGACCGTAAACGATTAG
- a CDS encoding energy transducer TonB codes for MAYHLQHEENNFPKALGIATAIMGILVLISFFIIFGTKTPEEYGMGGMIVNYGTAEEGMGEDYMSVEEPSVDPNANIVKPDRVVPEEIPTPTPSQQVADKAVVTQDVEDAPVVTKASKPVKTVAPETTKEVKDSKPAVNSNALYKGKKNNGTGSGDGTGTVPGNQGSKLGDPLASNYGEGGSGDGNMMLSIENRSFTQRPQIDDKGQQAGKVAVEFRVNQAGVIIYARAGVKGTTITDPGLLEKCERAVRGARLNQLPNAPDSQTGRIVFNFKLR; via the coding sequence ATGGCTTACCATCTTCAACACGAGGAAAATAACTTCCCCAAAGCATTAGGGATCGCTACTGCTATAATGGGGATTTTGGTACTGATAAGTTTCTTTATCATTTTTGGTACCAAAACACCTGAGGAATACGGTATGGGAGGTATGATTGTGAATTACGGTACTGCAGAGGAAGGTATGGGAGAAGATTACATGAGTGTTGAAGAACCTTCTGTAGATCCCAATGCCAATATTGTAAAACCTGACCGCGTCGTTCCTGAAGAAATACCAACCCCGACACCTTCGCAACAGGTCGCTGACAAAGCTGTTGTGACTCAAGATGTGGAGGATGCTCCTGTGGTAACAAAGGCTTCAAAACCTGTGAAGACCGTAGCTCCTGAAACAACCAAAGAAGTGAAGGATAGTAAACCTGCTGTAAATTCAAATGCACTTTATAAAGGTAAAAAGAATAACGGTACGGGCTCAGGCGATGGTACCGGCACAGTACCTGGAAACCAAGGAAGTAAACTTGGAGATCCTTTAGCCAGTAATTATGGCGAAGGTGGTTCTGGCGACGGAAACATGATGCTTTCTATCGAAAATAGAAGTTTTACACAGAGACCTCAAATCGATGATAAAGGACAGCAAGCAGGTAAAGTTGCCGTTGAGTTTCGTGTGAACCAAGCTGGTGTCATCATTTATGCACGTGCAGGTGTGAAAGGTACAACCATCACTGATCCAGGTTTACTGGAGAAATGTGAAAGAGCTGTCCGTGGAGCTCGCTTGAATCAATTGCCAAATGCACCTGACTCTCAAACAGGAAGAATTGTATTCAATTTTAAGTTAAGATAA